In one Nostoc sp. KVJ3 genomic region, the following are encoded:
- a CDS encoding zinc ribbon domain-containing protein, whose translation MRELEDKAEKSNMRTAYQYRLRLTTMQQTTIDQWLELARRQYNYRLHVCHECGLTLDRDHNAAINIKYLAVGHSVNKAQATPDGIPGVTEKPALYASASASGVCH comes from the coding sequence ATTCGGGAGTTGGAAGATAAAGCTGAAAAAAGCAACATGAGAACCGCTTACCAGTACCGATTAAGGTTGACCACAATGCAGCAAACCACGATTGATCAGTGGCTTGAACTTGCACGTCGTCAATACAACTACAGGCTTCATGTTTGTCATGAATGTGGACTGACGTTAGATCGTGACCACAATGCAGCAATCAACATTAAATATTTGGCGGTAGGGCATTCCGTCAATAAAGCTCAGGCTACGCCCGATGGAATACCAGGGGTCACTGAGAAGCCCGCGCTCTATGCCTCAGCATCAGCGTCGGGAGTATGTCACTAA
- the arsS gene encoding arsenosugar biosynthesis radical SAM (seleno)protein ArsS (Some members of this family are selenoproteins.): MQIQSKSSLDTAVTPFNQKINFPLEKKGITVLQINLGKRCNLSCTHCHVEASPKRTEELSPEICEELVSLIYRFPEIKIVDLTGGAPEINYGFKPLVEAARINGKQVIVRSNLTIYFEDGFGDLPEYFAKHQVRVVASLPCYLADNVDKMRGAGVFDSSVKALQWLNKVGYGKEPNLILDLIFNPQLPTGEKFSLAPEQTNLERDYKMFLQEHFDIAFNNLFTITNLPVGRTKMHLERRKLYTSYLQFLEAHFNVNTVEHLMCRDELSIDYLGNVYDCDFNQMMNLPAKTHNGETLKVSKLLEAGRLDLISDIQTAAYCYGCTAGCGSSCGGALI, from the coding sequence ATGCAGATTCAATCCAAATCTTCACTAGATACAGCAGTTACACCATTTAATCAAAAAATTAACTTCCCTTTAGAAAAAAAGGGAATTACTGTTTTACAAATTAATCTAGGGAAACGTTGCAACCTTTCCTGTACACACTGTCATGTCGAAGCTAGCCCAAAACGGACAGAAGAACTTTCTCCTGAGATTTGCGAAGAATTAGTTTCACTAATTTACAGATTCCCCGAAATTAAAATTGTGGATTTAACAGGTGGCGCACCCGAAATTAATTATGGTTTTAAGCCACTGGTAGAAGCAGCAAGGATAAATGGTAAGCAGGTAATTGTCCGATCTAACTTGACTATTTATTTTGAAGATGGATTTGGTGATTTACCCGAATACTTTGCGAAACACCAAGTAAGAGTTGTGGCTTCTTTACCATGCTATTTAGCAGATAATGTTGATAAAATGCGCGGTGCTGGTGTTTTTGATAGTTCGGTCAAAGCTTTGCAGTGGCTGAACAAAGTCGGCTACGGTAAAGAACCAAATCTAATTTTGGATTTGATATTTAATCCACAGTTACCCACAGGTGAAAAATTTTCCTTAGCTCCCGAACAGACTAACCTAGAACGAGATTATAAAATGTTCTTACAAGAACATTTTGATATTGCATTTAATAACCTCTTCACTATTACCAATCTACCAGTTGGTAGAACCAAAATGCATTTAGAACGGAGGAAACTCTATACTAGCTATCTACAGTTTTTAGAGGCGCATTTCAATGTCAACACAGTTGAACATTTAATGTGTCGCGATGAACTTTCAATTGACTATCTGGGCAATGTATATGATTGTGACTTTAACCAGATGATGAATTTACCTGCAAAAACTCACAATGGTGAAACTCTAAAAGTTAGCAAGTTGCTGGAAGCTGGCAGATTAGACTTGATTAGTGATATCCAAACTGCTGCTTATTGCTATGGCTGTACTGCTGGATGTGGTTCTAGTTGTGGTGGTGCTTTAATCTAA
- the ftsH3 gene encoding ATP-dependent zinc metalloprotease FtsH3: MNKRWRNAGLYALLFIVVIALGTAFFDKQPQSRETWRYSRFIQEVQQGRVEKVSLSADRSTALVTPKYDPAKRIVTLVNDPDLINTLTSKGVDISVLPQTDEGFWFKALSSLFFPVLLLVGLFFLLRRAQSGPGSQAMNFGKSKARVQMEPQTQVTFGDVAGIDQAKLELNEVVDFLKNADRFTAVGAKIPKGVLLVGPPGTGKTLLARAVAGEAGVPFFSISGSEFVEMFVGVGASRVRDLFEQAKTNAPCIVFIDEIDAVGRQRGAGLGGGNDEREQTLNQLLTEMDGFEGNTGIIIIAATNRPDVLDAALLRPGRFDRQVVVDRPDYAGRSEILKVHARGKTLAKDVDLDKIARRTPGFTGADLSNLLNEAAILAARRNLTEISMDEINDAIDRVLAGPEKKDRVMSEKRKTLVAYHEAGHALVGALMPDYDPVQKISIIPRGRAGGLTWFTPSEDRMDTGLYSRAYLENQMAVALGGRIAEELIFGEEEVTTGASNDLQQVARVARQMITRFGMSDRLGPVALGRQQGNMFLGRDIMSERDFSEETAAAIDEEVRKLVDVAYTRAKEVLVRNRHILDQIAQMLVDKETVDAEELQEILSNNDVTTAAFA, translated from the coding sequence GTGAATAAAAGATGGAGAAATGCAGGGCTGTACGCGCTGCTGTTTATTGTCGTCATTGCGCTGGGAACAGCATTTTTTGACAAACAACCCCAAAGCAGAGAGACATGGCGATACAGTCGCTTTATTCAAGAAGTTCAACAAGGCAGAGTAGAAAAAGTTAGTTTGAGTGCAGACCGTTCTACAGCACTGGTTACACCCAAATATGACCCAGCTAAACGGATTGTTACCTTAGTCAACGATCCAGACTTGATAAATACTCTGACTTCTAAAGGCGTTGATATTTCTGTTTTGCCCCAAACCGACGAAGGATTTTGGTTTAAGGCACTAAGCAGCTTATTTTTCCCTGTATTGCTTTTAGTTGGCTTATTCTTCTTGCTCCGTCGCGCTCAAAGTGGCCCAGGTAGCCAAGCCATGAACTTTGGCAAATCCAAAGCGAGAGTGCAAATGGAACCACAAACTCAGGTGACATTTGGCGATGTAGCTGGTATTGACCAAGCCAAGTTGGAATTAAACGAAGTTGTAGACTTTCTGAAAAACGCCGATCGCTTTACCGCCGTTGGTGCAAAAATTCCTAAAGGTGTGCTGTTAGTTGGCCCTCCTGGTACTGGTAAAACCCTCCTAGCTCGTGCCGTAGCTGGTGAAGCAGGTGTACCCTTCTTCTCAATCTCCGGTTCGGAATTTGTGGAAATGTTCGTCGGTGTGGGTGCATCCCGCGTCCGCGATTTGTTTGAACAAGCTAAGACCAATGCTCCTTGTATCGTCTTCATCGATGAAATTGACGCAGTAGGTCGTCAACGGGGTGCAGGTTTAGGTGGTGGTAACGATGAGCGGGAACAAACCCTCAACCAGTTGCTCACCGAAATGGATGGTTTTGAAGGTAACACTGGCATCATCATTATTGCCGCTACCAACCGTCCTGATGTTCTAGATGCAGCCCTATTGCGTCCTGGTCGCTTTGACCGTCAAGTTGTGGTAGACCGTCCCGATTATGCCGGACGCAGCGAAATCCTCAAGGTTCACGCCCGTGGTAAGACCTTGGCGAAAGATGTAGATTTGGATAAAATCGCCCGTCGTACCCCTGGATTTACTGGCGCAGATTTATCTAACCTGTTGAATGAAGCTGCAATTCTGGCAGCCCGCCGGAATTTGACTGAGATTTCAATGGATGAAATCAATGACGCGATCGATCGCGTCTTAGCTGGCCCAGAGAAGAAAGACCGGGTAATGAGCGAAAAACGCAAAACCTTGGTGGCTTATCACGAAGCTGGTCACGCCTTAGTTGGTGCTTTAATGCCAGACTACGATCCAGTACAAAAGATTAGCATTATTCCTCGTGGTCGCGCAGGTGGTTTAACTTGGTTTACCCCCAGCGAAGACCGGATGGACACAGGTTTATACAGCCGCGCTTATCTAGAAAATCAGATGGCTGTGGCTTTGGGTGGTCGAATTGCGGAAGAATTAATCTTTGGTGAAGAAGAAGTTACCACAGGTGCTTCTAATGACTTGCAGCAAGTAGCACGGGTTGCGCGTCAGATGATCACCAGATTCGGCATGAGCGATCGCTTAGGCCCAGTTGCTCTTGGTCGTCAGCAAGGTAATATGTTCCTGGGACGGGATATCATGTCAGAGCGTGATTTCTCTGAAGAAACCGCCGCCGCCATTGATGAAGAAGTCCGCAAACTTGTGGATGTAGCCTATACACGGGCTAAAGAAGTGTTGGTGCGTAACCGCCACATTCTAGATCAAATCGCCCAAATGTTGGTTGATAAAGAAACAGTAGATGCTGAAGAGTTGCAAGAAATTCTCTCGAATAACGATGTAACAACTGCTGCCTTTGCGTAA
- the thrS gene encoding threonine--tRNA ligase: protein MSPNSSNQSQQSEQVEKIYLPRTSESENLKKIRHTASHVMAMAVQKLFPKAQVTIGPWIENGFYYDFDSPEPFSENDLKAIKKEMVKIINRKLPVIREEVSREEAARRIEEIKEPYKLEILADIKNEPITIYHLGNEWWDLCAGPHLENISELNPKAIELESVAGAYWRGDETKAQLQRIYATAWESPEQLAEYKRRKEEALRRDHRKLGKELGLFIFSDLVGPGLPLWTPKGTLLRSTLEDFLKQEQVKRGYLSVVTPHIARVDLFKTSGHWQKYKEDMFPLMADDQEAAAQEQGFVMKPMNCPFHIQIYKSELRSYRELPMRLAEFGTVYRYEQSGELGGLTRVRGFTVDDSHLFVTPEQLDSEFLSVVDLILSVFNSLQLKNFKARLSFRDPASDKYIGSDEVWDKAEGAIRRAVETLGMEHFEGIGEAAFYGPKLDFIFSDALDREWQLGTVQVDYNLPERFELEYVAEDGVRKRPVMIHRAPFGSLERLIGILIEEYAGDFPLWLAPVQARLLPVGDTQLDFAKDVVAKMRALGIRAEVDTSGDRLGKQIRNAEKEKIPVMAVVGAKEVETNTLSIRTRASGELGVIAVDEVLDKMKDAIAKFENF from the coding sequence ATGTCGCCAAATTCATCAAATCAGTCACAACAGTCAGAACAAGTTGAAAAAATCTATTTACCGCGTACCAGCGAATCGGAGAACTTAAAAAAGATTCGCCACACAGCTTCCCATGTAATGGCAATGGCGGTACAAAAGCTGTTTCCCAAGGCGCAAGTTACAATCGGCCCTTGGATTGAAAACGGTTTTTACTACGACTTCGACAGTCCAGAACCATTTAGCGAAAACGATCTCAAAGCCATCAAGAAAGAGATGGTGAAGATTATCAATCGCAAATTGCCAGTAATTCGGGAAGAAGTCAGCCGAGAAGAAGCCGCACGCCGCATTGAGGAAATTAAGGAACCTTATAAGCTAGAAATTCTGGCAGATATCAAAAACGAACCAATTACGATTTACCACCTGGGGAATGAATGGTGGGATTTGTGTGCGGGGCCTCATCTGGAAAATATCAGCGAATTAAACCCGAAAGCAATTGAATTAGAAAGTGTTGCGGGTGCTTATTGGCGTGGGGATGAAACTAAAGCCCAATTACAACGCATCTACGCCACCGCTTGGGAAAGTCCAGAACAACTGGCTGAATATAAGCGGCGCAAAGAAGAAGCGCTACGACGAGATCACCGGAAACTTGGGAAGGAACTGGGATTATTTATATTTTCCGATCTAGTGGGGCCGGGTTTACCTTTGTGGACACCAAAGGGTACTCTGTTGCGGAGTACTTTAGAAGACTTCCTCAAGCAAGAACAGGTAAAACGGGGTTATTTATCTGTAGTAACACCTCACATTGCCAGAGTAGATTTATTTAAAACCTCTGGACATTGGCAGAAATATAAAGAAGATATGTTCCCTTTAATGGCAGACGATCAAGAAGCTGCTGCACAGGAACAGGGCTTCGTGATGAAGCCGATGAACTGCCCTTTCCATATCCAAATATATAAGAGTGAGTTACGCTCTTATCGGGAACTACCGATGCGACTAGCGGAATTTGGTACTGTTTACCGTTACGAACAATCAGGCGAATTGGGCGGTTTAACGCGGGTGCGCGGTTTTACTGTGGATGATTCTCACCTGTTCGTCACCCCAGAACAGCTAGATAGCGAATTCCTCAGTGTAGTGGATTTGATTTTGTCGGTGTTTAATAGTCTGCAACTGAAGAACTTTAAAGCTAGACTCAGTTTCCGCGATCCTGCTAGTGATAAGTACATCGGTTCAGATGAAGTTTGGGACAAAGCCGAAGGTGCAATTCGCCGTGCAGTTGAAACTTTGGGGATGGAACACTTTGAAGGGATTGGAGAAGCGGCTTTTTATGGCCCCAAACTTGACTTTATCTTTAGTGATGCCCTAGATCGGGAATGGCAATTAGGAACTGTGCAGGTGGATTACAATTTACCTGAACGCTTTGAGTTGGAATACGTCGCTGAAGATGGGGTTCGCAAACGTCCAGTGATGATTCACCGTGCGCCTTTTGGTTCGCTGGAACGGCTAATTGGGATCTTAATTGAAGAATATGCAGGTGATTTCCCTTTGTGGTTAGCACCAGTGCAAGCTAGATTACTGCCAGTGGGTGATACACAGCTAGACTTTGCGAAAGATGTGGTAGCGAAGATGAGAGCGTTGGGCATCCGTGCAGAAGTTGATACCAGTGGCGATCGCTTGGGTAAACAAATTCGCAATGCAGAGAAAGAAAAAATACCCGTGATGGCTGTGGTGGGAGCTAAGGAAGTGGAAACCAACACCTTGAGTATCCGTACCCGCGCTTCTGGAGAATTGGGAGTTATAGCTGTCGATGAGGTGCTGGATAAGATGAAGGATGCGATCGCTAAGTTCGAGAATTTCTAA
- a CDS encoding acetate kinase, producing MKILVLNAGSSTQKSCLYEIADDVFSTQAAQPLWEGKINWTQDREVAEIEVKTATGATLQESISGDSPQAHLTYMLHTLSDGATKVIDQLSDIDLAGHRIVHGGQDYRDPTVITEDVKKAIAHLSNLAPAHNPVAVEGIEAIEEISKDVTQVAVFDTGFHATLPDAAAIYPGPYQWVEQGIRRYGFHGISHQYCSQRAAQILSQDVPPERLISCHLGNGCSLAAIKNGRSIDTTMGFTPLEGLMMGSRSGSIDPGILIYLLRYCDYSVEKLDDILNKASGLKGISGVSSDMREVREAIAQGNSRAQLAWDIYVHRLRSDIGAMLTSLGGLDALVFTAGVGEHSAQIRQAACEVFGFLGLKLDLEKNQQQPVDEDIATTDSAVRVLVIHTQEDWAIAQQCWQLLQK from the coding sequence ATGAAGATATTGGTGCTGAATGCTGGATCGAGTACCCAAAAGAGTTGTCTGTATGAAATTGCAGATGATGTTTTCTCCACCCAAGCAGCCCAACCCCTTTGGGAAGGGAAAATAAACTGGACTCAAGATCGGGAGGTGGCAGAAATTGAGGTTAAAACTGCTACTGGTGCAACACTGCAAGAATCAATCTCTGGTGATTCTCCACAGGCACACCTCACCTATATGCTTCATACACTTAGCGATGGTGCTACCAAGGTAATCGATCAATTATCAGATATCGATCTGGCAGGGCATCGAATAGTACATGGTGGACAAGATTATCGAGATCCTACGGTAATTACAGAGGATGTCAAAAAGGCGATCGCACATCTATCTAACCTCGCTCCAGCCCATAATCCAGTTGCTGTGGAAGGCATAGAAGCAATTGAAGAAATCTCAAAAGATGTCACCCAAGTAGCAGTTTTTGATACTGGATTTCATGCCACTCTCCCGGATGCAGCAGCAATCTATCCCGGCCCATATCAGTGGGTAGAGCAAGGTATCCGTCGCTACGGATTTCATGGTATCAGTCACCAATACTGTTCTCAACGTGCTGCCCAAATTCTCAGTCAAGATGTTCCACCTGAGCGCTTAATTAGCTGTCATCTAGGCAATGGTTGCTCTTTAGCAGCAATTAAAAACGGCCGCAGTATTGATACCACAATGGGATTCACACCCCTAGAAGGATTGATGATGGGTAGTCGTTCTGGTTCAATTGATCCGGGGATTCTGATTTATCTGTTGCGGTACTGCGATTATTCTGTCGAAAAGTTGGACGATATCTTAAATAAAGCCTCTGGATTAAAGGGAATTTCGGGTGTATCTAGCGATATGCGTGAGGTGAGAGAAGCGATCGCTCAAGGTAATTCTCGCGCTCAATTGGCGTGGGATATCTACGTGCATCGCCTACGTTCTGATATCGGTGCAATGCTTACCAGTTTAGGCGGATTAGATGCTTTGGTGTTCACAGCCGGAGTGGGTGAACACTCTGCCCAAATTCGTCAAGCCGCCTGTGAAGTCTTTGGCTTTTTGGGACTGAAACTCGATCTTGAAAAAAATCAACAACAGCCTGTTGATGAAGATATTGCTACAACGGACTCAGCAGTACGGGTATTAGTTATTCATACTCAAGAAGATTGGGCGATCGCTCAACAGTGTTGGCAACTTTTGCAAAAATAG
- a CDS encoding GNAT family N-acetyltransferase, translating into MSIQLAKFDFQILGCFPIILQLRPHLEEAKFIEQVRYQMKEGYQLAFLELEEQAVAVAGFRISTCLASGKFLYIDDLVVDELKRSQGYGKQLFQWLIEYAKNHGCEHLSLDSGVQRFAAHRFYLMERMSITSHHFSMKL; encoded by the coding sequence ATGTCAATACAATTAGCAAAATTTGACTTTCAAATATTAGGGTGTTTTCCTATTATTTTACAGTTGCGCCCTCACCTTGAAGAAGCTAAATTTATAGAACAAGTTCGATATCAAATGAAAGAAGGATATCAACTTGCATTCTTGGAACTAGAGGAGCAAGCTGTTGCAGTAGCTGGATTTCGCATCTCTACATGTTTAGCTTCGGGGAAGTTTTTATATATTGATGATTTAGTTGTTGATGAGTTGAAGCGATCGCAAGGTTATGGTAAACAGTTATTTCAATGGCTCATTGAATATGCAAAAAATCATGGCTGTGAACACCTGAGTCTTGATTCTGGTGTTCAGCGATTTGCCGCTCACAGGTTTTATCTCATGGAACGCATGAGCATTACAAGTCATCACTTTTCAATGAAGTTGTAG
- a CDS encoding aminotransferase class IV has product MTNNIFWYDGRLIHSQTLELNINDPGLLYGATIFTTLRVYHNSLDHSLTNWQAHCDRLLFSIQTFGWQQPDWKRLHQGAQILLTHFPVLRITLFPDGREWITGRFLPNNLIEKQNNGIICAVANSEFYRSLPSHKTGNYLSAWLAKTSLDAEEAILVDAQGNWLETSTGNLWGWCDRSWYTPPIKAGILPGILRSQLGNWLQKHQQPVREEPWTVGLFERFEAIAYTNSIVEIIPIHTVNQPSGSLQYNPYHPSFQQIRELFVA; this is encoded by the coding sequence GTGACAAATAATATTTTTTGGTATGACGGTAGATTAATTCACTCTCAAACCCTCGAATTAAACATTAACGATCCAGGTTTACTTTATGGGGCAACTATTTTTACAACATTGCGGGTTTATCATAATTCCCTAGATCATAGTTTAACTAATTGGCAAGCACACTGCGATCGCTTACTTTTCTCAATCCAAACTTTTGGTTGGCAACAACCAGACTGGAAACGTCTACATCAAGGCGCTCAAATTCTCCTCACCCACTTCCCTGTTCTCAGAATTACCCTTTTTCCCGATGGAAGAGAGTGGATAACAGGTAGATTCTTACCAAATAACTTGATAGAAAAACAAAATAATGGTATTATATGCGCCGTCGCCAACTCAGAATTTTATCGCTCTCTCCCCTCTCATAAAACTGGAAATTATTTAAGTGCTTGGTTGGCAAAAACTAGCTTAGATGCTGAAGAAGCAATATTAGTTGATGCTCAAGGAAATTGGCTAGAAACCAGTACAGGCAACCTTTGGGGATGGTGCGATCGCAGTTGGTACACACCGCCAATAAAAGCCGGAATTTTACCAGGAATTTTGCGATCGCAACTTGGGAACTGGTTACAAAAGCACCAACAGCCTGTGCGAGAAGAACCTTGGACAGTCGGGCTATTCGAGAGATTTGAAGCGATCGCCTACACTAATAGTATCGTCGAAATTATTCCCATTCATACCGTTAATCAGCCTTCAGGGTCGCTACAATATAATCCCTACCATCCGAGCTTTCAGCAAATTAGGGAGCTTTTTGTAGCATGA
- a CDS encoding inorganic phosphate transporter codes for MLLISLFIATLFLAYSNGANDNFKGVATLFGSRTSSYQTAILWATFTTFAGAVTATFLASTLIKNFSGKGLLPDAIANAPEFHIAVAIAAGLTVLIATLMGFPISTTHSLTGAIVGAALVAIGLQVNFAVLGTSFILPLLLSPIIAIPLGAGIYSLSGYINSKWNLPVNQKMIDTCHFISAGIICFTRGLNDTPKICSIILIIEYFSIQGGMITIAMAMALGGLLNSQKVAVTMSENITSMNRHQGLSANIVTGVLIIVASRFGLPVSTTYVSVGSIFGVGLIGKKASIRVFYQILLSWILTLPTAAIISGIIYRLLQG; via the coding sequence ATGTTGTTAATTAGTCTATTTATCGCTACACTTTTTTTAGCATACTCCAATGGTGCAAATGACAATTTTAAAGGGGTAGCAACCTTGTTTGGCAGCCGAACTAGCAGCTATCAAACAGCAATTTTGTGGGCAACTTTTACAACTTTTGCTGGTGCAGTAACTGCAACTTTTTTGGCAAGCACACTAATTAAAAACTTCTCTGGAAAAGGATTATTACCAGATGCGATCGCTAATGCACCAGAGTTTCATATAGCAGTTGCGATCGCTGCTGGTTTAACTGTACTCATAGCTACCCTTATGGGATTTCCCATTTCCACAACTCACAGTTTAACTGGTGCGATTGTTGGTGCTGCATTAGTTGCGATCGGACTCCAAGTTAATTTTGCAGTTTTGGGAACTTCCTTTATTTTACCTCTTTTACTCAGTCCAATTATTGCGATTCCCTTGGGAGCGGGAATTTACAGCTTATCTGGCTATATCAATTCTAAATGGAACCTGCCAGTCAATCAGAAAATGATTGATACTTGCCATTTTATCAGCGCTGGGATTATCTGTTTTACAAGAGGATTAAATGATACTCCTAAGATTTGCTCAATCATTTTAATTATTGAGTATTTCTCAATTCAGGGAGGAATGATCACGATTGCTATGGCAATGGCACTTGGCGGGTTACTCAATTCCCAAAAAGTGGCTGTAACCATGAGTGAAAACATAACTTCTATGAATCGTCATCAAGGTTTATCGGCAAATATAGTAACTGGAGTTTTAATAATTGTAGCTAGTCGGTTTGGGCTTCCCGTTTCTACCACCTATGTTTCAGTTGGTTCTATTTTTGGCGTAGGGTTGATTGGTAAAAAAGCTAGTATACGTGTTTTTTATCAGATACTATTATCATGGATTTTAACTTTACCTACTGCTGCAATTATTAGTGGAATAATTTACAGATTATTGCAAGGTTAG
- a CDS encoding DUF2973 domain-containing protein has product MLHLLYILAFTILAFMAVGNLIRNLIMFSFDRERTYPTNSSPMNNQGNYGYYSSKKRFVPHPELLDSAGNLIKEPLLVMRSINVEDARQHLDALYEASPGRKSENSEEA; this is encoded by the coding sequence ATGTTACACCTGCTTTACATTCTTGCTTTTACAATCCTTGCATTTATGGCTGTTGGCAACTTAATTCGTAACCTGATTATGTTCAGTTTTGATCGGGAGCGAACTTACCCGACAAATTCTTCGCCAATGAATAATCAAGGTAACTATGGTTATTATTCATCGAAGAAACGGTTTGTACCCCATCCAGAGTTATTAGATAGCGCAGGTAACTTAATTAAAGAGCCGCTTTTGGTAATGCGTTCGATTAACGTTGAAGATGCGCGTCAACATCTCGATGCACTTTACGAAGCATCCCCAGGACGTAAGAGTGAAAATTCAGAAGAAGCATGA
- a CDS encoding DUF2605 domain-containing protein has product MSDSNLPGTELLKTVLEPLLEDFQHWFVRSRHLLETEQLSFMSDQEQSDLLLRVKQAQDELSTARMLFTATDKQVGIDMATLMPWHQLVTECWNVAMRFRQGREA; this is encoded by the coding sequence ATGTCAGACTCAAATTTACCAGGGACTGAGTTGCTGAAAACGGTTTTAGAACCCCTACTGGAAGATTTTCAGCATTGGTTTGTGCGATCGCGCCATTTACTCGAAACTGAGCAGCTATCATTTATGAGTGACCAAGAGCAATCTGACTTGCTCTTACGTGTTAAGCAAGCCCAAGACGAACTAAGTACCGCAAGGATGCTGTTTACTGCTACTGATAAACAAGTCGGGATTGATATGGCAACATTAATGCCTTGGCATCAATTAGTGACAGAGTGTTGGAATGTCGCAATGCGCTTTCGTCAAGGGCGTGAAGCTTAA